In a genomic window of Halomonas denitrificans:
- a CDS encoding class I SAM-dependent methyltransferase, protein MSAEPEHDDALEFTGERFTPECVREIVYEHWHRYAWARGLVAGKDVLDCACGEGYGSRLLAGRARSVVGVDVDPEAIAHARRRYSADGLEFLEADALDLPFEDDRFDVVVSFETLEHLAGHDELLAGFRRVLRPGGVLLLSSPDKRTYSDLTGYDNEFHVRELYRDELEALLGRHFPNHRLHGQKLMFHSLLWSLDDDSGTEHLTLSDDGTVTKDRRPAAEPLYFLAIAAADGVDLPEPPALSLFTDEAESVYAHYNEEVRKHIAAGHLLAEREREIERLRAALELARSNSDAPDASTDTSSTWTRLRRWLTKR, encoded by the coding sequence ATGTCCGCCGAGCCAGAACACGACGACGCGCTGGAGTTCACCGGCGAACGGTTCACCCCCGAGTGCGTCCGCGAGATCGTCTACGAGCACTGGCACCGCTACGCCTGGGCGCGTGGCCTGGTGGCCGGCAAGGACGTGCTCGACTGCGCTTGCGGCGAAGGCTACGGCAGCCGCTTGCTCGCCGGCCGCGCGCGCTCGGTCGTCGGCGTGGACGTTGACCCGGAGGCGATCGCCCATGCCCGCCGGCGGTATTCGGCCGACGGGCTCGAATTCCTCGAAGCCGACGCGCTCGACCTTCCGTTCGAGGACGATCGCTTCGACGTGGTGGTCTCCTTCGAGACCCTCGAGCACCTCGCCGGACACGACGAGCTGCTGGCCGGCTTCCGGCGCGTGCTCAGGCCCGGCGGCGTGCTGCTGCTGTCCTCGCCGGACAAGCGCACCTACTCCGACCTGACCGGCTACGACAACGAGTTCCACGTCCGCGAACTCTACCGCGACGAGCTCGAAGCCCTGCTCGGTCGCCATTTTCCGAACCATCGCCTGCACGGCCAGAAGCTGATGTTCCATTCGCTGCTCTGGTCCCTGGACGACGACTCGGGCACCGAACACCTGACCTTGTCCGACGACGGTACGGTGACCAAGGATCGGCGCCCGGCCGCCGAGCCGCTGTACTTCCTGGCCATCGCTGCCGCCGACGGCGTGGACCTGCCGGAACCGCCGGCGCTGTCGCTGTTCACCGACGAAGCCGAGAGCGTGTACGCCCACTACAACGAGGAAGTGCGCAAGCACATCGCTGCCGGTCACCTGCTGGCCGAGCGCGAACGCGAGATCGAGCGGCTGCGCGCGGCGCTCGAGCTCGCTCGATCGAACTCCGACGCCCCGGACGCTTCTACGGACACCTCCTCCACCTGGACGCGGCTCCGCCGGTGGCTGACGAAGCGCTGA
- the lptB gene encoding LPS export ABC transporter ATP-binding protein codes for MLVAENLVKRYRGRAVVHGVSLEVRRGEVVGLLGPNGAGKTTCFYMVVGLVPADGGTIRLDDTDITRANMHRRARLGLGYLPQEASIFRRMTVRDNIVAILELRKDLDRDGREAELSRLMDEFSIGHLTDQLGVSLSGGERRRVEIARALAADPRFILLDEPFAGVDPISVGEIQRIVAHLRDRDIGILITDHNVRETLGICDRAYIISEGRVLTQGPPDAVLADEDVRNVYLGKEFRL; via the coding sequence ATGCTGGTCGCGGAGAACCTGGTCAAGCGCTACCGCGGCCGCGCCGTCGTCCACGGCGTGTCGCTCGAGGTCCGGCGCGGTGAAGTCGTCGGCCTGCTCGGACCGAACGGCGCCGGCAAGACCACCTGCTTCTACATGGTCGTCGGCCTGGTGCCCGCCGACGGCGGCACGATCCGGCTCGACGACACCGACATCACCCGGGCCAACATGCACCGGCGCGCGAGGCTGGGCCTGGGCTACCTGCCCCAGGAAGCCTCGATCTTCCGCAGGATGACCGTGCGCGACAACATCGTCGCCATCCTCGAACTGCGCAAGGACCTCGACCGCGACGGTCGCGAAGCCGAACTGAGCCGGCTGATGGACGAGTTCAGCATCGGGCACCTCACCGACCAGCTGGGCGTGAGCCTGTCCGGCGGCGAACGGCGCCGGGTCGAGATCGCCCGCGCCCTGGCCGCGGACCCGCGCTTCATCCTGCTCGACGAGCCCTTCGCCGGCGTCGACCCGATTTCCGTCGGCGAGATCCAGCGCATCGTCGCGCATCTCCGCGACCGGGACATCGGCATCCTGATCACCGATCACAACGTGCGCGAGACGCTGGGCATCTGCGATCGTGCCTACATCATCTCCGAGGGCCGCGTCCTGACCCAGGGGCCGCCCGACGCGGTGCTCGCCGACGAGGACGTGCGCAACGTCTACCTCGGCAAGGAATTCCGCCTCTAG
- the lptA gene encoding lipopolysaccharide transport periplasmic protein LptA has translation MMSLWATATPLLAQERTTAESTPARQATGPATGPTIRPAIVIDAERNFYDLRSGVTRFEDNVSITRGAMEVQADRGIIRQAEGQITEVELEGQPSTWRDRLEDGSVVTGEARMIHFDVIANIVTLTGNAIIRHEQGEFTGDELVYDLTAESLAGRSTGNERVRVVIEPDAMSDPRPAPAPNGGEPESEQDAEGGAEGPAASNADTGEETAEPPGTGSTDPEASGVESAAPDSSDPASTDPQSIDSEPSDSESPDATDDDVEDDSDGEGGGNEPDSDGR, from the coding sequence ATGATGAGTCTCTGGGCGACCGCGACCCCGCTCCTGGCGCAGGAACGGACGACCGCTGAATCGACCCCGGCTCGCCAGGCAACCGGTCCGGCGACCGGTCCGACCATCCGTCCGGCGATCGTCATCGACGCCGAGCGAAATTTCTACGACCTCCGCTCCGGCGTGACCCGCTTCGAGGACAACGTGTCCATCACGCGCGGCGCGATGGAGGTGCAGGCCGATCGAGGCATCATCCGCCAGGCCGAGGGGCAGATCACGGAGGTCGAGCTCGAAGGGCAGCCCAGCACGTGGCGGGACCGGCTGGAGGACGGCTCGGTGGTCACCGGGGAGGCCCGGATGATCCATTTCGACGTCATCGCCAACATCGTCACCCTGACCGGCAACGCGATCATCCGCCACGAGCAGGGCGAGTTCACCGGTGACGAACTGGTCTACGACCTGACCGCTGAAAGCCTGGCGGGGCGCAGCACCGGCAACGAGCGCGTCCGCGTGGTCATCGAACCCGACGCCATGTCCGATCCGCGCCCGGCGCCCGCCCCGAACGGCGGCGAGCCCGAAAGCGAACAGGATGCCGAAGGTGGAGCCGAAGGGCCGGCAGCAAGCAATGCGGACACCGGGGAAGAGACCGCCGAGCCCCCCGGCACCGGATCGACCGATCCCGAGGCCAGCGGGGTCGAGTCCGCGGCCCCGGATTCGTCGGACCCGGCGTCGACGGACCCGCAATCGATCGACTCCGAACCGTCCGATTCGGAATCGCCGGACGCGACCGATGACGACGTCGAGGACGACTCCGACGGCGAAGGCGGCGGCAACGAACCGGACTCGGACGGCCGCTGA
- the lptC gene encoding LPS export ABC transporter periplasmic protein LptC, producing the protein MKRKRTWLLASVALLLAVLGNWWLNQRGDRDADATDRPEATFDYALSDYRATLFDAEGRVSLRVAGPRLEHDPATREARLEQPRFELPTDDAAWTGRADRGVLYRDDETLALIGNVVAERPHPRGTVRIDAERLDHDRRAGELRSDRPVRVRQAGDELTGGTLVYFMNDDRVELENDVHAIYRDASDDESLGDRDPAPGAGTDDR; encoded by the coding sequence GTGAAGCGCAAGCGCACCTGGCTGCTGGCAAGCGTGGCGCTGCTGCTTGCGGTGCTGGGCAACTGGTGGCTGAACCAGCGCGGCGACCGCGACGCCGACGCGACCGATCGACCCGAGGCTACCTTCGACTACGCGCTCAGCGACTACCGGGCCACCCTGTTCGATGCCGAGGGCCGGGTCTCGCTGCGAGTAGCCGGTCCGCGCCTGGAGCACGACCCGGCCACGCGCGAGGCCCGGCTCGAGCAACCGCGTTTCGAACTGCCGACAGACGATGCGGCCTGGACGGGCCGGGCCGACCGCGGCGTGCTGTACCGCGACGACGAGACGCTGGCCCTGATCGGCAACGTCGTCGCCGAGCGGCCGCACCCGCGCGGGACGGTGAGGATCGACGCCGAGCGTCTCGACCACGACCGGCGTGCCGGGGAGCTGCGGTCCGACCGCCCCGTGCGTGTACGACAGGCAGGCGACGAACTGACCGGTGGTACTCTTGTCTACTTCATGAACGATGACCGGGTGGAGCTTGAAAACGATGTGCACGCGATCTATCGCGACGCTTCTGATGATGAGTCTCTGGGCGACCGCGACCCCGCTCCTGGCGCAGGAACGGACGACCGCTGA
- a CDS encoding HAD family hydrolase has product MNGGTPTPTPVDEALLERAKPVRLAVFDIDGVMTDGRLYRDDAGQEIKAFYSRDGLGLKAIMRYDVKVAALTARDSRLVRKRMSELGIEHLIQGRHDKGVALGELLEATGVAAEHTAYMGDDLVDWPAMKTVHLKCCPLDADAWIAGQCDFVAAHAGGRGAVRDLCELLLAARGKLSEWRTSFG; this is encoded by the coding sequence ATGAACGGGGGAACGCCGACGCCCACCCCGGTCGACGAGGCCCTGCTCGAGCGTGCGAAGCCGGTCCGTCTTGCCGTGTTCGACATCGACGGCGTGATGACCGACGGTCGCCTGTACCGCGACGACGCCGGCCAGGAGATCAAGGCCTTCTATTCCCGCGACGGCCTCGGCCTGAAGGCGATCATGCGCTACGACGTCAAGGTGGCCGCGCTGACCGCGCGCGACTCGAGGCTCGTGCGCAAGCGGATGTCGGAACTCGGCATCGAGCACCTGATCCAGGGCCGGCACGACAAGGGCGTGGCCCTCGGAGAACTGCTCGAAGCCACCGGCGTTGCCGCCGAACACACCGCCTACATGGGCGACGACCTGGTCGACTGGCCCGCCATGAAGACCGTCCACCTCAAGTGCTGCCCGCTGGACGCGGACGCCTGGATCGCCGGGCAGTGCGACTTCGTCGCGGCGCACGCCGGCGGCCGCGGCGCGGTTCGCGACCTCTGCGAACTGCTGCTCGCCGCCCGCGGCAAGCTGTCGGAGTGGCGGACCTCGTTCGGGTGA
- a CDS encoding KpsF/GutQ family sugar-phosphate isomerase: MSDSAPNRTRTKTDGDELDGAALIERGREVLATEARAITALAGRLDDAFVDACRLVLACDGHLIVTGMGKSGHIGHKLAATLASTGTPAFFVHPAEASHGDLGMIRSGDLIVALSNSGETAELLALLPVIKRLGVRLIAMTGNADSTLARHADVHLDTGVDREACPLGLAPTASTSAQLAMGDALAMGVLDARGFTAEDFARSHPGGSLGKRLLLHIADVMHSGDDLPAIGPDRTVSDAIVEITRARLGLCAVIDDARRVLGILTDGDLRRGLDGVGDIRTTPVRDLMTAEPQTIDADALAAEAVEQMQARRIQGLLVVDEEGRLVGALNFQDLLQAGVV; encoded by the coding sequence ATGAGCGATTCCGCACCGAACCGCACCCGTACGAAGACCGACGGCGACGAACTCGACGGCGCCGCGCTGATCGAGCGCGGGCGTGAAGTCCTGGCCACGGAGGCCCGGGCGATCACCGCGCTGGCCGGGCGGCTCGACGACGCGTTCGTCGACGCCTGCCGCCTGGTGCTGGCCTGCGACGGCCACCTGATCGTTACCGGCATGGGCAAGTCCGGCCATATCGGCCACAAGCTGGCGGCCACGCTCGCGTCGACCGGCACGCCGGCCTTCTTCGTCCACCCGGCCGAGGCCAGCCACGGCGACCTGGGCATGATCCGCAGCGGCGACCTGATCGTCGCCCTGTCGAACTCTGGCGAGACCGCCGAACTGCTGGCCCTGCTGCCGGTCATCAAGCGGCTCGGGGTCCGGCTGATCGCGATGACCGGCAACGCCGACTCGACCCTGGCCCGGCACGCCGACGTCCACCTCGACACCGGCGTCGACCGCGAAGCCTGCCCGCTGGGCCTGGCGCCGACCGCATCGACGTCGGCCCAGCTGGCGATGGGCGACGCGCTGGCCATGGGCGTCCTCGACGCGCGCGGCTTCACCGCCGAGGACTTCGCCCGCTCCCATCCCGGCGGCTCCCTCGGCAAGCGGCTGCTGCTCCACATCGCCGACGTGATGCATTCCGGCGACGACCTGCCGGCGATCGGCCCCGACCGCACCGTTTCCGACGCGATCGTCGAGATCACCCGGGCCCGGCTCGGCCTGTGCGCCGTGATCGACGACGCGCGACGGGTGCTGGGCATCCTGACCGACGGCGACCTCCGGCGCGGCCTCGACGGCGTCGGCGATATCCGCACCACGCCGGTGCGCGACCTGATGACCGCCGAGCCGCAGACGATCGATGCCGACGCGCTGGCGGCCGAGGCGGTCGAGCAGATGCAGGCCCGCCGCATCCAGGGCTTGCTGGTGGTCGACGAGGAGGGCCGGCTGGTCGGCGCCCTGAACTTCCAGGACCTGCTCCAGGCCGGCGTCGTATGA
- a CDS encoding calcium/sodium antiporter, producing MLIPLLQLAAGFVLLIWSADRLVAGASALARNFGVSPMVVGLTIVGFGTSAPEMVVSALASLEGNPSLAIGNALGSNIANVGLILGLTGLIYPMDVEASARRREFPILGLVTILTAVLMVNGSLSRADGFILIGGLFLFIASMAVRTLVQAKSDPTTDALLSEIPEGMPTKTAVIWTLIGLVVLPVSAQMLVDGAVSLAVMIGVSEAVIGLTVVALGTSLPELAAAIASAVKKEDDLAIGNILGSNLFNLLGVLGIAALIHPMTIEPILIWRDLPVMAGIFVALAIAAYTGRRVGRGEAGVLLLAYLVYQVVVFHEALG from the coding sequence ATGCTGATCCCGCTGCTGCAGCTTGCTGCCGGCTTCGTGCTGCTGATCTGGTCCGCCGACCGTCTCGTGGCCGGCGCCTCGGCACTGGCACGGAATTTCGGCGTCTCGCCGATGGTCGTCGGCCTCACCATCGTCGGTTTCGGCACCTCGGCGCCGGAAATGGTCGTCTCGGCGCTGGCCTCGCTGGAAGGCAATCCCTCGCTGGCCATCGGCAACGCGCTGGGCTCCAACATCGCCAACGTCGGCCTGATCCTCGGCCTGACCGGGCTGATCTACCCGATGGACGTCGAGGCCTCCGCACGCCGCCGCGAGTTCCCGATTCTCGGCCTCGTGACGATCCTGACCGCCGTCCTGATGGTGAACGGCTCCCTTAGCCGCGCCGATGGATTCATCCTGATCGGCGGCCTGTTCCTGTTCATCGCTTCGATGGCCGTACGCACGCTGGTGCAGGCCAAGTCCGACCCGACCACCGACGCGCTGCTGTCGGAGATTCCGGAAGGCATGCCGACGAAGACCGCGGTGATCTGGACCCTGATCGGCCTGGTCGTGCTGCCCGTCTCGGCCCAGATGCTGGTCGACGGCGCAGTCTCGCTGGCGGTGATGATCGGCGTTTCCGAGGCGGTGATCGGCCTGACCGTGGTCGCCCTGGGCACCAGCCTGCCCGAGCTCGCCGCGGCGATCGCCAGCGCGGTGAAGAAGGAAGACGACCTGGCGATCGGCAACATCCTCGGCTCCAACCTGTTCAACCTCCTGGGCGTCCTCGGCATCGCCGCCCTGATCCACCCGATGACGATCGAACCGATCCTGATCTGGCGCGACCTGCCGGTCATGGCGGGCATTTTCGTGGCGCTGGCGATCGCCGCCTACACCGGACGGCGCGTCGGCCGCGGCGAAGCGGGCGTGCTGCTGCTCGCCTACCTCGTCTACCAAGTGGTGGTATTCCACGAGGCACTGGGCTGA
- a CDS encoding BolA/IbaG family iron-sulfur metabolism protein produces MNSEQIEKLLREAFPDADVSVSSDDNVHFSAKVVDAGFDGQSRVQRHRRVHDAIGPELGREIHALSLQLKTPQELGQAS; encoded by the coding sequence ATGAACAGCGAACAGATCGAGAAGCTGCTGCGGGAGGCGTTTCCGGACGCCGACGTCTCCGTATCGAGCGACGACAACGTGCATTTTAGCGCGAAAGTCGTCGACGCCGGTTTCGACGGCCAGAGCCGCGTCCAGCGTCACCGGCGCGTACACGACGCCATCGGACCCGAGCTCGGACGCGAGATCCACGCCCTCTCCCTGCAGCTGAAAACGCCGCAGGAACTCGGCCAGGCATCGTGA
- the murA gene encoding UDP-N-acetylglucosamine 1-carboxyvinyltransferase has product MSTRIRIDGGVPLAGTVPISGAKNAVLPILMASLLTEQPCRLKNVPHLKDVTTSIELLAQMGAEVGLADQLTIELDTSRVAHHEAPYELVKTMRASVLVLGPLLARFGAARVSLPGGCAIGARPVDQHLRGLAALGADVRIESGYIVAEAKSLKGARIVLDTATVTGTENIMMAAVRAEGTSVIENAAQEPEVADLARCLNDMGADIEGAGSNTLVIRGVPELAGFDYRVLADRIEAGTFLVAGAMTGGKVHARGADPRTLDAVLQKLEQAGATIDSGPDWIELDMGGRRPKAVDVTTAPYPGFPTDMQAQFTALNAIAEGTGVVRETVFENRFMHVQELQRLGADMRVDGNMVVIRGKPKLAAAPLMATDLRASASLVLAGLVAEGSTLIDRVYHIDRGYENIEEKLGQLGARIRRVTDKAA; this is encoded by the coding sequence GTGAGCACCCGGATCCGGATCGACGGTGGTGTGCCGCTGGCCGGCACGGTGCCGATCTCCGGCGCCAAGAACGCCGTGCTGCCGATCCTCATGGCCAGCCTGCTCACCGAGCAACCGTGCCGCCTGAAGAACGTGCCGCACCTCAAGGACGTGACCACGTCGATCGAGCTGCTGGCCCAGATGGGCGCGGAGGTCGGCCTGGCCGACCAGCTGACGATCGAACTGGACACGTCGCGGGTGGCCCACCACGAGGCCCCCTACGAGCTGGTCAAGACCATGCGCGCCTCGGTACTCGTGCTGGGCCCGCTGCTGGCACGCTTCGGTGCAGCCCGCGTGTCGCTGCCGGGCGGCTGCGCGATCGGCGCCCGACCGGTCGACCAGCACCTGCGCGGCCTGGCGGCGCTGGGCGCGGACGTGCGGATCGAGTCCGGCTACATCGTGGCCGAGGCGAAATCGCTGAAGGGGGCGCGGATCGTGCTCGACACCGCGACCGTGACCGGCACCGAGAACATCATGATGGCCGCGGTGCGCGCCGAGGGCACGAGCGTCATCGAGAACGCGGCACAGGAGCCGGAGGTGGCCGACCTGGCGCGGTGCCTCAACGACATGGGGGCCGATATCGAAGGCGCGGGCTCCAACACGCTGGTCATCCGCGGCGTGCCCGAGCTGGCCGGCTTCGACTACCGGGTGCTGGCCGACCGCATCGAGGCCGGCACGTTCCTGGTGGCCGGCGCCATGACCGGCGGCAAGGTCCACGCCCGGGGCGCCGACCCGCGGACGCTCGACGCCGTGCTGCAGAAACTCGAGCAGGCCGGTGCGACGATCGACAGCGGGCCCGACTGGATCGAGCTCGACATGGGCGGTCGTCGGCCGAAGGCAGTCGATGTCACCACCGCGCCGTATCCCGGCTTTCCGACCGACATGCAGGCGCAGTTCACGGCGCTCAACGCGATCGCCGAGGGCACCGGCGTGGTCCGCGAGACGGTGTTCGAGAACCGATTCATGCATGTCCAGGAACTCCAGCGTCTCGGTGCCGACATGCGCGTCGACGGCAACATGGTCGTCATCCGCGGCAAACCGAAACTGGCGGCCGCGCCGCTGATGGCCACCGACCTGCGCGCATCGGCCTCGCTGGTCCTGGCCGGTCTCGTGGCCGAGGGATCGACGTTGATCGACCGGGTCTACCACATCGATCGCGGTTACGAGAACATCGAGGAGAAGCTGGGGCAGCTCGGCGCGCGAATTCGTCGGGTCACGGACAAGGCCGCCTAG
- a CDS encoding GNAT family N-acetyltransferase — MIDEAYVQEPAVPDVAEYCDLRTRCGLSPKRAGAASKGLPNSLFSTVIRREGALVAMGRVVGDGGCNFEVVDVAVHPDHQRRGLGTRIMRAIREWLDDNAPETAYVSLIADHHSPKLYSKFGFEPTTPRSIGMAYSVRRRDPGSK; from the coding sequence ATGATCGATGAGGCCTACGTCCAGGAGCCGGCGGTCCCGGACGTCGCCGAGTACTGCGACCTCCGCACCCGCTGCGGGCTCTCGCCGAAGCGCGCCGGGGCCGCGTCGAAAGGCCTCCCGAACAGCCTGTTCTCGACCGTCATCCGGCGGGAGGGTGCGCTGGTCGCGATGGGCCGCGTGGTCGGCGACGGCGGCTGCAACTTCGAGGTCGTCGACGTGGCCGTGCACCCCGACCACCAGCGCCGCGGCCTGGGAACGAGAATCATGCGAGCGATCCGGGAATGGCTCGACGACAACGCGCCGGAGACGGCCTACGTTTCCCTGATCGCCGATCACCACTCGCCGAAGCTGTACTCGAAGTTCGGCTTCGAGCCCACCACGCCCAGGTCGATCGGGATGGCGTACAGCGTGAGACGCCGCGATCCGGGATCGAAGTAG
- a CDS encoding M48 family metalloprotease, whose product MAGCSVNPVTGDRELVAVGEDWELQVGAQQYAPLIQAQGGDYELDPGLVDYVQRVGQRLAAESDRDLPYEFEVINESIPNAWALPGGKIAINRGLLVEMQSESELAAVLSHEIVHAAARHGALGQTRNLLLQGAVLAGGIAVGAATEDDRYTQVALLGGSIGAQLINQSYSREAEREADLYGMRYMKRAGYSPVGAVELQETFVRLSEGRDHGGFGALFASHPPSQERVENNRELLAELGREGEIGREDYQRRTAKLRADQPAYEAYDEGRKALADEDVDTALAKADEAIRMLPEAAIFHSLRGDALAAREDYREAERAYDRAVRRDPSWFYHHLRRGMARNELERYDAARGDLNAANELMPTAISHYLLGTIEQRAGNRSQAIEHYRVAAQAQTPVGQQARERLQSMGVAPSG is encoded by the coding sequence TTGGCCGGCTGCTCCGTCAACCCCGTCACCGGAGACCGCGAACTGGTCGCCGTCGGCGAAGACTGGGAGCTGCAGGTCGGCGCCCAGCAGTACGCACCGCTGATCCAGGCCCAGGGGGGCGACTACGAGCTCGACCCGGGCCTGGTCGACTACGTGCAGCGGGTCGGCCAGCGCCTCGCGGCGGAATCCGATCGGGACCTGCCCTACGAATTCGAAGTCATCAACGAGTCGATTCCCAATGCCTGGGCGCTGCCCGGCGGCAAGATCGCGATCAACCGCGGACTCCTGGTCGAGATGCAGTCCGAGTCCGAGCTCGCCGCCGTGCTCAGCCACGAGATCGTCCACGCCGCCGCACGCCACGGCGCGCTGGGCCAGACCCGCAATCTGCTGCTGCAGGGCGCGGTGCTCGCCGGCGGCATCGCCGTGGGCGCCGCGACCGAGGACGACCGCTACACCCAGGTTGCATTGCTCGGCGGCAGCATCGGTGCACAGTTGATCAACCAGAGCTACTCGCGCGAAGCCGAGCGCGAGGCCGACCTCTACGGCATGCGTTACATGAAGCGCGCCGGCTACAGCCCGGTCGGCGCGGTCGAGCTCCAGGAGACCTTCGTGCGCCTGTCCGAAGGCCGGGACCACGGCGGCTTCGGCGCCCTGTTCGCCTCGCACCCGCCGAGCCAGGAACGCGTCGAGAACAACCGCGAACTGCTCGCCGAACTCGGCCGCGAAGGCGAGATCGGGCGCGAGGACTACCAGCGCCGGACCGCGAAGCTGCGCGCCGACCAACCGGCCTACGAGGCCTACGACGAAGGCCGCAAGGCGCTGGCCGACGAGGATGTGGACACGGCGCTGGCCAAGGCCGACGAAGCCATCAGGATGCTGCCGGAAGCAGCGATCTTCCACTCCCTGCGCGGCGACGCCCTGGCTGCCCGCGAGGACTATCGTGAAGCCGAACGGGCCTACGACCGGGCCGTCCGGCGCGACCCGAGCTGGTTCTATCATCACCTGCGTCGCGGCATGGCGCGAAACGAGCTCGAACGCTACGACGCCGCCCGCGGCGACCTGAACGCGGCCAACGAACTCATGCCTACCGCGATCAGCCACTACCTGCTCGGCACCATCGAACAGCGCGCCGGAAACCGCAGCCAGGCCATCGAGCACTACCGCGTGGCCGCGCAGGCGCAGACGCCGGTCGGCCAGCAAGCGCGCGAGCGCCTCCAATCGATGGGTGTGGCACCCAGCGGCTAG
- a CDS encoding DUF3108 domain-containing protein — protein MKTISGSALHCCWIAIWMLTAVASTATATEAPPFSEHEASYAVTRNGDALGVLQSSLTRREDGLWHYRVESEATAFLVRVLGLSTTEAAWFAWTDEAVLPLTYHHVAERPGRDRFWQHRYDWTELHTDTTTHNGETRVPLAAGAVDPLTLRLAAAGEIAAGRGGEDLEFLVVERDELETQQYRFLRRESLIVDGRCFDTQVYERFRKEGSSRNYIAWHAPAIGGLPVRIVYVDDGDTIVIELDDWSPATALPEPGACPADANTG, from the coding sequence ATGAAGACGATCTCCGGTTCCGCGCTCCACTGCTGCTGGATCGCGATCTGGATGCTGACGGCCGTCGCATCGACCGCAACGGCAACTGAAGCACCGCCGTTCAGCGAGCACGAAGCGAGCTACGCGGTCACCCGGAACGGGGATGCGCTTGGCGTCCTCCAGTCCAGCCTGACCCGGCGCGAGGACGGCCTCTGGCACTACCGGGTCGAGTCCGAGGCCACCGCATTCCTGGTCCGGGTCCTGGGCTTGTCGACCACAGAGGCCGCGTGGTTTGCCTGGACCGACGAGGCCGTGCTGCCGCTGACCTATCACCATGTCGCGGAGCGGCCGGGTCGCGATCGCTTCTGGCAGCACCGCTACGACTGGACCGAGCTGCATACGGACACCACCACCCACAACGGCGAAACGCGCGTGCCGCTGGCCGCCGGCGCCGTCGATCCGCTGACGCTCCGGCTCGCGGCGGCCGGCGAGATCGCCGCCGGCCGGGGCGGTGAGGACCTGGAGTTCCTGGTTGTCGAGCGCGACGAACTGGAGACCCAGCAGTATCGTTTCCTCCGCCGCGAGTCGCTGATCGTGGACGGTCGCTGCTTCGACACCCAGGTCTACGAGCGCTTCCGCAAGGAGGGCTCGAGCCGCAACTACATCGCCTGGCATGCGCCCGCGATCGGCGGCCTGCCGGTGCGCATCGTCTACGTCGACGACGGCGACACGATCGTGATCGAACTGGACGACTGGTCGCCGGCCACTGCGCTTCCGGAGCCCGGTGCCTGTCCGGCCGATGCCAACACAGGTTAA
- the purN gene encoding phosphoribosylglycinamide formyltransferase — MMEPRRLVVMLSGRGSNALAIADTIDQGRLPMTLVGAIADRPAEGLDALALRGIDTAEIPRHAFPDRRSFEQALDDALSGYGPDLVAMAGFMRVLSGNFVERHAGQLVNIHPSLLPAYRGLDTHARALADGVAEHGASVHWVTPELDGGPVIAQARVAVEPGDDPDALARRVLVQEHRLYPAVLALLAREAVLSPHGQEANSDEDDLRFRAPLLLDRDLDADGRRIDRNGN; from the coding sequence ATGATGGAGCCCCGGCGACTGGTGGTGATGCTGTCCGGTCGGGGCAGCAATGCGCTGGCGATCGCCGATACGATCGACCAGGGCCGGCTACCGATGACACTGGTGGGCGCGATCGCGGACCGCCCGGCCGAGGGTCTCGACGCGCTTGCCTTGCGCGGCATCGACACCGCCGAGATTCCACGCCACGCCTTCCCCGATCGCCGATCGTTCGAGCAGGCGCTCGACGACGCGCTGTCCGGTTACGGGCCCGACCTGGTGGCCATGGCGGGCTTCATGCGCGTACTTTCGGGGAACTTCGTCGAGCGGCACGCCGGACAGCTGGTCAACATCCATCCTTCGCTGCTGCCGGCGTATCGCGGGCTGGATACCCACGCGCGCGCGCTCGCCGACGGCGTGGCCGAGCACGGCGCCAGCGTGCACTGGGTCACGCCCGAGCTGGACGGCGGCCCGGTCATCGCCCAGGCGCGCGTGGCGGTCGAACCCGGCGACGACCCCGACGCCCTGGCCCGCCGGGTACTCGTCCAGGAGCACCGGCTGTACCCGGCCGTGCTGGCACTTCTGGCCCGCGAAGCGGTCTTATCCCCTCATGGACAGGAAGCCAACTCCGATGAAGACGATCTCCGGTTCCGCGCTCCACTGCTGCTGGATCGCGATCTGGATGCTGACGGCCGTCGCATCGACCGCAACGGCAACTGA